A region of Novipirellula aureliae DNA encodes the following proteins:
- the tcmP gene encoding three-Cys-motif partner protein TcmP produces the protein MVKSQDAFSWKDGRTPLCPVHSRIKLEILRDYLMAYFPTISQEKRMDYVNIELIDAFAGGGVLIDAETKTPINGSPKVMIGAVRDSEAAIAAKKTKPFRINARFHFSDADRDAHLRLKTDLADSRYREDVESGKILVDNLKFDRFLSVVLERIKSRPRQKAIFFLDQCGWNQATLRDCNRILNHLPKAEIIWNISVESLAMFANDKDAFRVATDKFGVDLGDAISARDNAVRLSDWRKSLVSHYLHEIKQNCVAKFVSPFMVQHSGWGYWLLHLSNHKEANDVMKVTHWRHQNNSLHEGFPGLRMLEFNRENWNQSSIFRFDAEANQATREALFNELGPQIRRLGEAPTVGQLIESVANETPADRQRIIESLGELKAESACRFIGPAGEKRIHVPQTLDDRIVLSEHRPMFLPGMN, from the coding sequence ATGGTCAAGTCACAAGACGCTTTCTCATGGAAGGATGGCCGAACACCGCTTTGTCCGGTCCATAGTCGCATCAAGCTGGAAATCCTCCGCGACTATCTGATGGCATACTTTCCGACCATCTCGCAAGAGAAGCGGATGGACTATGTGAACATCGAGCTGATTGACGCATTTGCTGGGGGTGGTGTGCTGATAGACGCCGAAACCAAAACTCCTATCAATGGTTCGCCAAAAGTGATGATTGGAGCGGTTCGTGATTCGGAGGCGGCAATAGCAGCGAAAAAGACAAAGCCATTCAGAATTAACGCGAGGTTTCACTTCTCTGATGCCGACCGTGACGCACACCTTCGTCTGAAGACCGATTTGGCCGACTCTCGCTACCGCGAAGATGTGGAGTCCGGAAAAATCCTGGTCGACAATTTGAAATTCGATCGGTTTCTTTCGGTGGTGCTTGAAAGGATCAAATCACGGCCGCGGCAGAAAGCGATCTTCTTTCTCGACCAATGTGGCTGGAACCAAGCAACACTACGTGACTGCAACCGAATTCTAAATCATCTTCCTAAAGCGGAGATCATTTGGAATATCAGCGTTGAATCTCTGGCGATGTTCGCTAACGACAAGGATGCGTTTCGTGTTGCAACGGACAAGTTTGGTGTCGATCTCGGCGACGCAATATCGGCCCGCGACAATGCTGTACGACTCAGTGATTGGCGAAAGTCGCTGGTCTCGCATTACTTGCACGAGATCAAACAAAACTGCGTCGCAAAATTTGTCAGTCCATTTATGGTCCAGCATTCCGGCTGGGGCTATTGGCTCTTGCATCTCAGTAACCACAAGGAGGCGAATGACGTAATGAAAGTCACTCATTGGCGACATCAAAACAATTCGCTGCATGAGGGATTTCCCGGCCTACGGATGCTTGAGTTTAACCGTGAAAACTGGAACCAATCGAGCATCTTCCGCTTCGATGCGGAAGCCAATCAAGCGACGCGAGAAGCCTTGTTCAACGAACTTGGCCCGCAGATTCGTAGACTGGGCGAAGCACCAACGGTTGGCCAACTTATTGAATCGGTAGCAAATGAAACACCAGCGGATAGACAGCGAATCATCGAGTCACTCGGCGAGCTGAAAGCTGAAAGTGCATGCCGCTTCATCGGTCCCGCCGGCGAGAAGAGAATTCACGTTCCCCAGACGCTCGACGATCGGATTGTTCTCTCAGAACATCGTCCGATGTTCTTGCCGGGAATGAATTGA
- a CDS encoding DUF5131 family protein — MSDIEWTDETWNPVTGCTQISPGCENCYALRMSHRLQAMGVDNYRNAFELTTHDHVLEKPLSWKKPRKVFVNSMSDLFHRDVPVEFIERVFDVCRRAHWHQFQILTKRSQRLAREADRFDWPDNVWIGTSVESQDYTFRVDHLRQVPAAVRFISFEPLIGPVDRVDLTGIDWAIVGGESGPGSRPSHPDWFRKLRKLCEKQDTAFFFKQYGDYAPAPEGTAEKKIVKIGRQGDIRDRSDKKPRKTDAAVVRMGKGNAGRTLDGQTWDAYPEVVT; from the coding sequence ATGTCAGACATTGAATGGACCGACGAGACCTGGAATCCGGTGACCGGATGTACCCAGATCAGCCCTGGTTGTGAGAATTGCTATGCCTTGCGAATGTCGCATCGTTTGCAGGCGATGGGTGTCGATAATTATCGCAACGCTTTCGAGCTAACGACTCACGATCACGTGCTGGAAAAGCCTCTGTCGTGGAAAAAACCACGTAAAGTGTTTGTCAACTCAATGAGCGACTTATTCCACCGCGATGTCCCCGTCGAGTTCATCGAACGGGTTTTTGACGTTTGTCGGCGGGCACACTGGCATCAATTTCAAATTCTCACTAAGCGATCACAGCGACTCGCTCGGGAAGCTGACCGCTTCGATTGGCCAGACAACGTTTGGATAGGGACCAGTGTCGAATCGCAAGACTACACCTTCCGGGTCGATCATTTGCGCCAGGTGCCCGCAGCAGTCCGGTTTATTTCGTTTGAGCCGCTGATCGGGCCGGTCGATCGAGTTGACCTGACCGGCATTGACTGGGCGATTGTTGGTGGAGAGAGCGGCCCCGGCTCTCGACCCTCGCATCCAGATTGGTTTCGCAAGTTGCGGAAACTGTGCGAAAAGCAGGATACCGCATTCTTCTTCAAACAGTACGGTGATTACGCGCCGGCACCGGAGGGAACGGCTGAGAAAAAAATTGTCAAAATAGGTCGCCAGGGCGATATCCGTGATCGAAGCGACAAGAAACCTAGAAAGACTGATGCAGCGGTGGTTCGGATGGGCAAAGGCAACGCGGGTCGAACGCTAGACGGTCAAACATGGGATGCTTATCCTGAAGTGGTTACCTAG
- a CDS encoding anti-sigma factor family protein encodes MSTNDCKTVQPYLSAYHDGELSAGQVATVTQHVESCESCAAELSAFKSLGSAFAQAPMPAKPSDLWQRIERELPTAAEPVTLSKRFSVWVRESSYGAGLVSMAASVLVLLGAGLWYGEERGGVKEMGSGGAMAMHSHDGEEAMSAEHMVEFAGVMDDYLQKLPSDPDGAEQMLLTKYDGEKVDADGAVKLVGYRPIVSSGLPQGYSLASTSVLKMPCCTCVKAVCKRSDGSTLVLFEHDDEETAWFGDRRQSMAMCGDKDCCLVDLDSSIAATWKQGTRSVTAVGVRDQEEVAKLVTWLDKS; translated from the coding sequence ATGTCAACCAATGATTGCAAAACGGTGCAGCCATACCTGTCGGCTTATCACGACGGCGAGCTGTCGGCTGGACAAGTGGCAACTGTCACTCAGCACGTTGAGTCATGCGAATCGTGTGCGGCTGAGTTGAGTGCGTTCAAGTCACTCGGGTCGGCTTTCGCACAGGCACCTATGCCCGCAAAACCGTCTGATCTATGGCAGCGGATTGAGCGTGAACTTCCAACGGCCGCCGAACCGGTGACGTTGTCGAAACGATTCAGCGTTTGGGTTCGCGAGTCGTCATACGGTGCTGGGCTGGTGTCGATGGCGGCGTCCGTTTTGGTGCTGCTGGGTGCAGGGCTGTGGTACGGCGAAGAAAGAGGGGGAGTGAAGGAGATGGGGAGTGGAGGAGCAATGGCGATGCATTCGCACGATGGCGAAGAAGCGATGTCGGCTGAACACATGGTCGAGTTCGCGGGCGTGATGGACGACTATTTGCAGAAATTGCCCAGCGATCCAGACGGAGCGGAACAGATGCTGCTTACCAAGTACGACGGTGAAAAAGTCGACGCGGACGGAGCAGTAAAGTTGGTCGGCTATCGTCCCATCGTTTCGAGTGGATTGCCCCAGGGCTATTCGTTGGCGTCGACCAGCGTGTTGAAGATGCCTTGCTGCACTTGTGTGAAGGCAGTTTGCAAACGAAGTGACGGGTCGACGCTGGTTCTGTTTGAACACGACGACGAAGAGACGGCTTGGTTTGGCGATCGCCGCCAGAGCATGGCGATGTGCGGCGACAAAGATTGCTGTCTCGTCGATCTCGATTCCAGCATCGCGGCAACTTGGAAGCAAGGCACTCGAAGCGTCACAGCCGTTGGCGTTCGCGACCAAGAGGAAGTGGCGAAGCTGGTGACCTGGTTGGACAAATCCTAA